Proteins from one Armatimonadota bacterium genomic window:
- a CDS encoding metal-sensing transcriptional repressor — MATLKVDEEVVAFLLARLRRIEGQVRGLQRMLEEGRDCAEVAQQVAAARAALDRVAMDLIAAGLEQCVRLELEGKPHAQSALRKLQRTLLMLR, encoded by the coding sequence GTGGCGACGCTGAAGGTGGACGAGGAAGTCGTGGCGTTCCTCCTGGCCCGCCTCCGGCGCATCGAGGGGCAGGTGCGCGGGCTCCAGCGGATGTTGGAGGAAGGCCGGGATTGCGCGGAGGTGGCGCAGCAGGTGGCCGCGGCCCGAGCCGCCCTGGATCGGGTGGCCATGGACCTGATCGCCGCGGGGCTGGAACAGTGCGTGCGTTTGGAACTGGAAGGCAAGCCCCATGCCCAGAGCGCCCTGCGGAAGCTGCAGAGGACCCTGCTGATGCTGCGCTAG
- a CDS encoding thioredoxin family protein yields the protein MPFLKPADREALRKRFQRELLGNVTLTLFTTSRARLSVPGADCETCEATRELLEEVAALDPRIRLRVRSIVTDAEEARAAGVEGVPVILLGEDGQARARYYGIPAGLEFAVLVEGIVAASRRDSGLKPQTRSSLARLPRDVHIRVFVTPTCPYCPRVARLAHAMAQESERVRADVVEALEFPALADRYGVMGVPKVVINEAYAFEGARSEEVFLQHVLEAAGAAEAAAQVEE from the coding sequence ATGCCCTTCCTGAAGCCGGCAGATCGGGAGGCATTGCGGAAGCGGTTCCAGCGGGAACTGCTGGGGAACGTCACCCTCACCCTGTTCACCACCTCGCGGGCACGGTTGTCTGTGCCGGGGGCGGACTGCGAGACCTGCGAGGCGACCCGGGAGCTCCTGGAGGAGGTGGCGGCCCTGGATCCCAGGATCCGGCTCCGGGTCCGCAGCATCGTGACCGATGCGGAGGAGGCCCGCGCCGCGGGGGTGGAGGGAGTTCCCGTCATTCTTCTCGGGGAGGATGGGCAGGCCCGGGCCCGCTACTACGGGATCCCCGCGGGGCTGGAGTTCGCGGTGCTGGTAGAGGGCATCGTGGCTGCCTCCCGCAGGGACAGCGGGCTGAAGCCGCAGACCCGCTCATCCCTGGCGCGCCTACCGCGGGACGTGCACATCCGGGTGTTCGTCACACCCACCTGTCCCTACTGCCCCCGGGTGGCGCGGCTGGCCCACGCCATGGCGCAGGAGTCCGAGCGGGTGCGCGCGGACGTGGTGGAGGCCCTGGAATTCCCTGCCCTAGCAGACCGGTACGGGGTGATGGGGGTGCCCAAGGTGGTGATCAACGAGGCCTACGCCTTCGAAGGAGCCCGGTCCGAGGAGGTCTTCCTGCAGCACGTGCTGGAAGCCGCGGGCGCTGCGGAGGCCGCGGCTCAGGTCGAGGAGTGA
- the amrS gene encoding AmmeMemoRadiSam system radical SAM enzyme: MALRAHRRLKVQEARQMPIARVLEEFTREGELYRPLGGGKLECFACGHRCVIFEGLAGICRVRFNRNGELYVPWGYVGALQVDPIEKKPFFHAYPGARALSFGMLGCDLACPYCQNWQLSQVMRDTVATRLADFTPITPGEFVQLALRSRCKVVTSTYNEPLITSEWAVALFREGKPHGLVGSYVSNGNATPEVLDYIRPYVDLYKIDLKSMREKSYRVLGGRLETVLHTIRWTWERGFWVEVVTLVVPGFNDSEEELRDAARYIRSVSPDIPWHVTAFHPDYLMENREPTSAQKLVRAAEVGYEEGLKFVYAGNLPGRVGPYENTYCPRCHALLIERWGFQVRAYRIQNGRCPECGEGIPGRWWAPEEIPPFLCG, from the coding sequence ATGGCCCTGCGGGCACACCGGCGACTCAAGGTTCAGGAGGCCCGGCAGATGCCCATCGCCCGGGTCCTGGAGGAGTTCACCCGGGAGGGGGAGCTGTACCGGCCGCTGGGGGGCGGTAAATTGGAGTGCTTTGCCTGCGGACACCGGTGCGTGATCTTCGAGGGGCTAGCTGGCATCTGTCGGGTGCGGTTCAACCGGAATGGGGAGCTCTACGTCCCCTGGGGATACGTAGGGGCATTGCAGGTGGACCCCATCGAAAAGAAGCCCTTCTTCCATGCGTATCCCGGCGCCCGGGCCCTCAGCTTCGGGATGCTGGGGTGCGACCTCGCCTGCCCCTATTGCCAGAACTGGCAGCTGAGCCAGGTGATGCGGGACACGGTAGCCACGCGGCTTGCGGATTTTACCCCCATCACCCCCGGAGAGTTCGTCCAGCTCGCGCTGCGCAGCCGCTGCAAGGTAGTGACCAGCACCTACAACGAGCCCCTCATCACCAGCGAGTGGGCGGTGGCGCTGTTCCGGGAAGGCAAACCGCATGGACTCGTGGGCAGCTACGTCTCCAACGGGAACGCCACCCCCGAGGTTCTGGACTACATTCGGCCTTACGTGGACCTGTACAAGATCGACCTCAAGAGCATGCGGGAGAAGAGCTACCGGGTGCTGGGCGGGAGGCTGGAGACCGTGCTCCACACTATCCGGTGGACTTGGGAACGGGGGTTCTGGGTGGAGGTGGTGACCCTGGTGGTCCCGGGCTTCAACGACAGCGAGGAGGAGCTGCGGGACGCGGCCCGGTACATCCGCAGCGTGAGCCCCGACATTCCCTGGCACGTGACCGCCTTTCATCCCGACTACCTCATGGAGAATCGGGAGCCCACCTCCGCGCAGAAGCTCGTGCGGGCCGCGGAGGTGGGGTACGAGGAGGGCTTGAAGTTCGTGTACGCGGGGAACCTGCCGGGACGGGTGGGGCCATATGAGAACACCTACTGCCCCCGCTGCCACGCCCTCCTCATTGAGCGCTGGGGGTTCCAGGTACGTGCGTACCGGATCCAGAACGGGAGATGCCCGGAATGCGGGGAGGGGATCCCCGGGAGATGGTGGGCCCCCGAAGAGATCCCTCCCTTCCTGTGCGGATGA
- a CDS encoding thioredoxin family protein has translation MAKLHIGDRILPFRLPGTDGREHAVEDYADRAALVVIFSCNHCPYVQAWEDRMIALQRAYQDRGVQFLLINSNDPEQYPEDSFERMRERARQKGYPFPYLYDETQEVALAYGAERTPEVFVFDRNRVLRYHGAIDDHYEDPDAVRHHYLRDALEAVLADREVPVPETRPVGCTIKWRRKPART, from the coding sequence GTGGCGAAACTGCACATCGGAGACCGTATCCTTCCCTTCCGGCTTCCCGGAACCGATGGGCGAGAGCATGCGGTGGAGGACTATGCGGACAGGGCGGCGCTGGTGGTGATCTTCAGCTGCAACCACTGCCCGTACGTGCAGGCCTGGGAGGACCGCATGATCGCCCTCCAGCGGGCGTACCAGGACCGTGGGGTGCAGTTCCTGCTCATCAACAGCAACGACCCCGAGCAGTACCCGGAGGACAGCTTCGAGCGCATGCGGGAGCGGGCCCGGCAGAAGGGCTACCCCTTTCCCTACCTCTACGACGAGACCCAGGAGGTGGCCCTGGCCTACGGGGCGGAGCGTACCCCTGAAGTATTCGTCTTCGACCGGAACCGGGTGCTGCGCTACCACGGCGCCATCGACGACCACTACGAGGACCCCGACGCCGTGCGACACCACTATCTGCGGGATGCGCTCGAGGCGGTGCTGGCCGACAGAGAGGTACCCGTTCCGGAGACCCGACCCGTGGGCTGCACCATCAAGTGGCGGAGGAAGCCTGCCCGGACGTAG
- a CDS encoding thioredoxin family protein — translation MGLAEPGYNGAVSGRPLRITLLYWEGCPSHEEALARVRRILAEEGVEAEVTVFRVHTEEEARRWRFVGSPTILVEGEDIQPSPEEPYRLTCRIYRWEDGRVSPLPSPETLRRAVRAALERASRR, via the coding sequence ATGGGCCTTGCGGAGCCCGGATACAATGGTGCTGTGAGCGGACGACCCTTGCGCATCACCCTCCTGTACTGGGAAGGCTGTCCTTCCCACGAGGAGGCCCTAGCACGGGTGCGCCGCATTCTTGCGGAGGAGGGCGTGGAGGCGGAGGTGACGGTGTTCCGGGTGCACACGGAGGAGGAAGCCCGGCGATGGCGGTTTGTGGGCTCCCCCACCATCCTGGTGGAGGGGGAGGACATCCAGCCCTCGCCGGAGGAGCCCTACCGGCTCACCTGCCGGATCTACCGCTGGGAGGACGGCCGTGTCTCGCCTCTTCCGAGCCCCGAGACCCTCCGCCGCGCCGTCCGGGCTGCCTTAGAACGCGCCTCGCGGAGGTGA
- a CDS encoding acyl-CoA thioesterase has protein sequence MRVTLPLEVRYAETDQMGVVHHAVYVVWMEAARVEFLKRFGMPYHELERSGVRLPVVELGVTYRAAAEFGQVVEVSCVLERVTSRGATFRYWVHRNGRLLAEGFTRHICCDLGGRAQALPPHLRTALEEVCGPAEPSRPDP, from the coding sequence GTGCGGGTGACGCTCCCTCTGGAGGTGCGGTACGCGGAGACAGACCAGATGGGCGTCGTGCACCACGCGGTGTACGTGGTGTGGATGGAGGCAGCTCGGGTGGAGTTCCTGAAGCGGTTCGGGATGCCCTACCACGAGCTGGAGCGGTCCGGGGTGCGGCTTCCCGTGGTGGAGCTGGGGGTGACGTACCGGGCCGCTGCGGAGTTCGGACAGGTGGTGGAGGTGAGCTGCGTCCTGGAACGGGTCACGAGCCGCGGGGCCACCTTCCGCTACTGGGTGCACCGGAACGGCCGCCTGCTGGCGGAGGGGTTCACCCGACACATCTGCTGTGATCTTGGGGGGCGGGCGCAGGCGCTTCCCCCCCACCTTCGCACCGCCCTGGAGGAGGTGTGCGGGCCTGCGGAACCCTCACGCCCCGATCCCTAG
- the sfsA gene encoding DNA/RNA nuclease SfsA, whose amino-acid sequence MRRLNRFAAEVEVRGDVRTVHLPNSGRMEELLVRGAAVRVHPTGSRRTWGTLLLVRHHRRWVGLDSHLPNRLWEEACRAGGLPPVVGVQIWEREVRLDGERVDFQVQTKWGIWLVETKSCNRVANGVALFPDAPTARGARHLRLLARLARRGTRAAVVWFVQRDDAVRLRLDPLADPDLATAGGQAVRAGVVLCAYRCRVDLRAVRVQDPIPVEIPV is encoded by the coding sequence GTGCGACGCCTCAACCGCTTTGCGGCAGAGGTGGAGGTCCGGGGAGACGTCCGCACCGTGCACCTCCCCAACTCCGGCCGCATGGAGGAGCTGCTGGTGCGGGGTGCGGCGGTGCGCGTGCACCCCACCGGCTCCCGCAGGACCTGGGGGACGCTGCTGCTGGTTCGCCACCACCGCCGGTGGGTGGGACTCGACAGCCATCTACCCAACCGCCTGTGGGAAGAGGCGTGCCGCGCCGGGGGGCTTCCGCCCGTGGTGGGTGTGCAGATCTGGGAGCGGGAGGTGCGGCTGGATGGGGAGCGGGTGGACTTCCAGGTGCAGACCAAGTGGGGCATTTGGCTGGTGGAGACCAAGTCCTGCAACCGGGTGGCAAACGGGGTGGCCCTGTTCCCGGATGCCCCTACGGCCCGGGGAGCTCGCCACCTGAGGCTTCTGGCGCGTCTTGCGCGTCGGGGAACGCGGGCCGCGGTGGTGTGGTTCGTGCAGCGGGACGACGCGGTCCGCCTCCGCTTAGATCCCCTCGCGGATCCAGACCTGGCGACAGCCGGTGGACAGGCGGTGCGGGCCGGCGTGGTCCTGTGTGCCTACCGGTGCCGGGTGGATCTGCGGGCCGTCCGGGTGCAGGATCCCATCCCCGTGGAGATCCCCGTCTAG
- a CDS encoding aminomethyl transferase family protein, which yields MATRQPPRNLQEIVESVPNITDYLYNNQTGKRIYPVVPPEFTTWQDEQRAWRETVCLYDLSYHMSDLYVYGPDALKLLNYLGINSFKNFEPGQAKQYIACTDRGYLIGDVILFYLDKEKFQLVGRPSVHNWVQFHAETGGYRVTLERDEWSVTDPNRPRKVYRFQLQGPNAPALLEKLTGQPLPPIKFFHMTWITIAGHRVRFLHHGMAGVAGGELVGPFEEGPAVKAAIVEAGKEFGLRQVGSRAYPSNALESGWIPNPLPAVYTGESLRAYREWLPANSYEAVGSLGGSFYSPNIEDYYLTPWDLGYGHILKFDHDFIGREALEEKSKEPHRRKVTLVWNPEDVVRAFETQFTKPLGQRAKFIDLPVAQYATWFYDKVLNRRGDVVGFAMWPGYTSNETAMVSLATVDEAYSQPGTELILVWGEPQGGSRKPSVEPHVQMETRVTVAPVPFAESARQYRAAVARR from the coding sequence ATGGCCACACGGCAGCCACCGCGGAACCTGCAGGAAATCGTGGAAAGCGTTCCCAACATCACGGACTACCTTTACAACAACCAGACGGGGAAACGTATCTATCCCGTGGTTCCGCCGGAGTTCACCACCTGGCAGGATGAGCAGCGGGCGTGGCGGGAGACGGTCTGTCTGTATGACCTCTCCTACCACATGTCCGATCTCTACGTGTACGGTCCCGATGCCCTGAAGCTGCTGAACTACCTGGGGATTAACAGCTTCAAGAACTTCGAGCCCGGACAGGCCAAACAGTACATCGCGTGCACGGACCGCGGCTACCTCATCGGCGACGTCATCCTGTTCTACCTGGACAAGGAGAAGTTCCAGCTGGTGGGACGGCCCAGCGTCCACAACTGGGTGCAGTTCCACGCGGAAACCGGCGGATACCGTGTGACCCTGGAGCGGGACGAGTGGTCCGTGACGGATCCCAACCGCCCCCGGAAAGTCTACCGCTTCCAGCTCCAGGGACCGAACGCACCCGCCCTGCTGGAGAAGCTGACGGGACAACCCCTCCCGCCCATCAAGTTCTTCCACATGACCTGGATCACCATCGCGGGCCACCGGGTCCGCTTCCTGCACCACGGGATGGCGGGGGTGGCCGGCGGGGAGCTGGTGGGGCCCTTCGAGGAGGGGCCCGCGGTGAAGGCGGCCATTGTGGAGGCGGGAAAGGAGTTCGGCCTGCGGCAGGTGGGCTCCCGTGCGTACCCCTCCAACGCCCTAGAGTCCGGCTGGATCCCCAATCCCCTCCCCGCGGTGTACACAGGGGAGTCCCTGCGGGCCTACCGGGAGTGGCTCCCGGCCAACAGCTACGAGGCCGTGGGCTCGCTGGGCGGGAGTTTTTACTCCCCCAACATCGAGGACTACTACCTCACGCCTTGGGATCTGGGCTACGGCCACATCCTGAAGTTCGACCACGACTTCATCGGTCGGGAGGCCCTGGAGGAAAAATCGAAGGAGCCGCACCGCCGGAAGGTGACCCTGGTGTGGAACCCGGAGGACGTGGTCCGCGCCTTCGAGACCCAGTTCACCAAGCCCTTAGGCCAGCGGGCCAAGTTCATCGACCTTCCCGTGGCCCAGTACGCCACATGGTTCTACGACAAGGTCCTGAACCGCCGGGGAGACGTGGTGGGGTTCGCCATGTGGCCCGGCTACACCTCGAACGAGACCGCCATGGTGTCCCTGGCCACCGTGGACGAGGCCTACAGCCAGCCGGGGACCGAGCTCATCCTGGTGTGGGGCGAGCCCCAGGGAGGATCCCGTAAGCCCAGTGTAGAGCCCCACGTGCAGATGGAGACCCGGGTCACCGTGGCACCCGTTCCGTTCGCAGAATCGGCCCGCCAGTACCGGGCCGCGGTGGCGCGCCGGTAG
- a CDS encoding SDR family oxidoreductase, with amino-acid sequence MGEVVGVTGASGRLGRRVVELLLERVPADRIRALTRHPERLQDLAGRGVTVLPGDFHQPEALARSLEGVARLLLISTDDLRPGARIAQHRNAVQAARRAGVRHVAYTSALDAERNPVSFMRDHAETEAAIRESGLPFTFLRNNLYAESLLTAAPQAVQTGVLRLPAGDGRVSFVAREDCARIAAAVLTTPGQEGRIHEVTGPESYSYADAATVLSELSGRAIRYEPISLEEYARSMQTAGLAPAAAEAFASLYRAIAQGFFDRISPAVREVTGQNPLSLREALLPYRTQLRSAGP; translated from the coding sequence GTGGGGGAAGTCGTTGGGGTGACAGGTGCCAGCGGGCGCCTCGGCCGGCGGGTGGTGGAGCTGCTGCTGGAGAGGGTGCCCGCGGACCGCATCCGGGCTCTCACCCGACACCCGGAGAGGCTGCAGGATCTCGCGGGCCGCGGGGTGACCGTGCTCCCGGGCGATTTCCATCAGCCGGAGGCCCTAGCCCGATCCCTGGAAGGCGTGGCGCGCCTGCTACTAATTAGCACGGACGACCTTCGGCCAGGTGCCCGCATCGCACAGCACCGGAACGCGGTGCAGGCCGCGCGCCGGGCCGGAGTCCGGCACGTGGCGTACACCTCCGCCTTGGACGCGGAGCGCAACCCCGTGTCCTTCATGCGAGACCACGCGGAGACGGAGGCGGCGATCCGGGAAAGCGGGCTACCGTTCACCTTCCTGCGCAACAACCTGTACGCGGAAAGCCTCCTCACCGCGGCTCCTCAGGCGGTGCAGACGGGCGTGCTGCGGTTGCCGGCCGGCGACGGCCGAGTGAGCTTCGTCGCCCGGGAGGACTGCGCCCGGATCGCCGCGGCCGTGCTCACCACGCCGGGGCAGGAGGGGAGGATCCACGAGGTCACGGGGCCGGAGTCCTATTCGTACGCGGACGCGGCCACGGTGCTCTCCGAACTCAGCGGCCGGGCTATCCGCTATGAGCCCATTTCCCTGGAGGAGTACGCCCGGAGCATGCAGACGGCGGGGCTCGCCCCCGCCGCGGCGGAAGCCTTCGCCTCCCTGTATCGGGCCATCGCCCAGGGTTTCTTCGATCGCATCTCGCCCGCGGTGCGGGAGGTCACCGGGCAGAACCCGCTCTCCCTGCGGGAGGCACTCCTCCCCTATCGGACGCAGCTTCGCTCCGCGGGTCCGTAA
- the thrS gene encoding threonine--tRNA ligase: protein MVASGRERTMDRGSIRVRFPDGTELQVACGTTLEELVRLRGEGEEVLAAVVDGQPRDLHSSLEHDAQVRFLRFEDPEGRQIYWHSSAHLLAQAVKDLFPAAKLAIGPPIEEGFYYDIDVGRSLTPEDLERIEARMRELAARDQRIERIELSREEAIHLYRQLGEKYKLELLQEIPDERISFYRQDGFLDMCRGPHLPRTGLIRAIKVLGTSGAYWRGDERREQLVRIYGITFPAEEQLRAFLDRLEEARRRDHRRLGRELGLFSIEEEIGPGLVLWHPRGALVRRTIEEFLRAQLDAAGYQWVYTPHVAREALWEQSGHLSWYRENMFSGIEVEGQRYLVKPMNCPFHIMIYRARTRSYRDLPIRLAEFGTVYRYERSGVLHGLLRVRMITQDDAHIFCRPDQIESEILDLLDLAFSVHEAFGFDRYEVMLSVRDPRAPEKYAGRPEVWDHAEVALEQALARRGVAYTRAPGEANFYGPKIDVYFFDALGRRWQLTTIQLDFTLPERFGLEYMGEDNRPHRPVMIHRAILGSLERFLGILIEHYAGAFPLWLAPEQVRVLPIADRHLPFAQEVAARLRSRGLRVEVDGRNEKITKKVRDAQAEKVPYMLVVGDREAAGGTVAVRHRSAGELGSLPVEDFIARALEEIAARR, encoded by the coding sequence ATGGTGGCGTCTGGGCGGGAACGCACCATGGACAGAGGGAGCATCCGGGTACGGTTCCCGGACGGGACGGAGCTCCAGGTGGCGTGCGGCACCACGCTGGAGGAGCTGGTGCGTCTGCGTGGCGAGGGGGAGGAGGTCCTCGCGGCCGTGGTGGACGGTCAACCGCGGGATCTCCATAGCTCCCTCGAGCACGACGCACAGGTGCGGTTTCTGCGGTTCGAGGATCCGGAGGGCCGTCAGATCTACTGGCACTCCTCTGCCCACCTCCTGGCCCAGGCGGTGAAGGACCTGTTTCCCGCGGCGAAGCTCGCCATCGGGCCACCCATCGAGGAGGGATTCTATTACGACATCGACGTGGGACGATCCCTCACCCCTGAGGATCTGGAACGCATCGAGGCCAGGATGCGGGAACTGGCGGCCCGGGACCAGCGGATCGAGCGCATCGAGCTTTCCCGGGAGGAGGCCATCCACCTGTACCGGCAGCTGGGGGAGAAGTACAAGCTGGAGCTTCTGCAGGAGATCCCCGACGAACGGATCTCCTTCTACCGGCAGGACGGGTTCCTGGACATGTGCCGAGGGCCGCACCTCCCGCGCACGGGCCTCATCCGGGCCATCAAGGTGCTGGGCACGAGCGGGGCCTACTGGCGGGGAGACGAACGCCGGGAGCAGCTGGTACGCATCTACGGAATCACCTTCCCCGCGGAGGAGCAGCTGCGGGCATTCCTGGACCGACTGGAGGAGGCGCGACGGCGGGACCACCGGAGGCTGGGCCGGGAGCTGGGACTGTTTAGCATCGAGGAGGAGATCGGGCCGGGCCTGGTCCTGTGGCACCCGCGGGGGGCGTTGGTCCGAAGGACCATCGAGGAGTTCCTACGGGCGCAGCTGGACGCCGCGGGGTATCAATGGGTCTACACGCCGCACGTGGCCCGGGAGGCTCTGTGGGAGCAGAGCGGACACCTCAGCTGGTACCGGGAGAATATGTTCAGCGGGATTGAAGTGGAAGGGCAGCGCTACCTCGTCAAGCCCATGAACTGCCCGTTTCACATCATGATCTACCGGGCCAGGACCCGAAGCTACCGCGACCTCCCGATTCGGCTTGCAGAGTTCGGCACCGTGTACCGGTACGAGCGGTCCGGAGTGCTGCACGGGTTACTGCGGGTTCGCATGATCACCCAGGACGATGCCCACATCTTCTGCCGGCCCGATCAGATCGAGTCCGAGATCCTGGATCTCCTGGACCTCGCCTTCTCCGTGCATGAGGCCTTCGGCTTCGACCGGTACGAGGTGATGCTGTCCGTGCGGGACCCGCGGGCCCCGGAGAAGTACGCGGGGCGGCCAGAGGTGTGGGACCACGCGGAGGTGGCCCTGGAACAGGCCCTGGCCCGCAGGGGCGTGGCCTATACCCGGGCCCCGGGGGAGGCGAACTTCTACGGTCCCAAGATCGACGTGTACTTCTTCGATGCCCTGGGCCGGAGATGGCAACTCACCACCATCCAGCTGGACTTCACCCTCCCTGAGCGGTTCGGGCTGGAGTACATGGGGGAGGACAACCGACCCCACCGACCCGTGATGATCCACCGGGCCATCCTGGGGAGCCTCGAGCGGTTTTTGGGGATCCTCATCGAGCACTACGCGGGAGCCTTTCCCCTTTGGCTCGCCCCGGAACAGGTGCGGGTGCTGCCCATCGCGGACCGCCACCTTCCGTTCGCCCAAGAGGTGGCCGCGCGGCTCCGGAGCCGCGGGCTACGGGTGGAGGTGGACGGTCGCAACGAGAAGATCACGAAGAAGGTCCGGGACGCCCAGGCGGAGAAGGTGCCCTACATGCTGGTGGTGGGGGATCGGGAGGCCGCAGGGGGTACTGTGGCGGTGCGTCACCGGTCCGCGGGAGAGCTCGGTTCTCTCCCGGTGGAGGATTTCATCGCCCGCGCCCTAGAGGAAATCGCCGCCCGCCGCTAA